Proteins from one Streptomyces sp. NBC_00390 genomic window:
- a CDS encoding L-serine ammonia-lyase, which produces MAISVFDLFSIGIGPSSSHTVGPMRAARMFARRLKNEGLLAGTTAIRAELYGSLGATGHGHGTPKAVLLGLEGNSPRTVDVETADNQVERIKSARRINLLGMHEIDFDFDEHLVLHRRKALPYHANGMTIFAYDAEGATVLEKTYYSVGGGFVVDEDAVGEDRIKLDDTVLKYPFRTGDELLRLTKETGLSISALMLENETAWRSEEEIREGLLEIWRVMQACVARGMSREGILPGGLKVRRRAATTARKLRSEGDPQALAMEWITLYAMAVNEENAAGGRVVTAPTNGAAGIIPAVLHYYMNFVPGADEDGVVRFLLAAGAIGMLFKENASISGAEVGCQGEVGSACSMAAGALAEVLGGSPEQVENAAEIGMEHNLGLTCDPVGGLVQIPCIERNGMAAVKAVTAARMAMRGDGSHKVSLDKVIKTMKETGADMSVKYKETARGGLAVNIIEC; this is translated from the coding sequence GTGGCCATCTCGGTCTTCGACCTGTTCTCGATCGGCATCGGCCCGTCCAGCTCCCACACGGTCGGCCCGATGCGCGCGGCGCGCATGTTCGCCCGCCGCCTCAAGAACGAGGGCCTGCTCGCCGGCACCACCGCGATACGCGCGGAGCTCTACGGCTCCCTGGGCGCGACCGGTCACGGCCACGGCACCCCGAAAGCGGTCCTGCTGGGCCTCGAGGGCAACTCTCCGCGCACCGTCGACGTCGAGACGGCCGACAACCAGGTCGAGCGGATCAAGTCGGCCCGGCGCATCAATCTGCTCGGCATGCACGAGATCGACTTCGACTTCGACGAGCATCTGGTTCTGCACCGCCGCAAGGCCCTGCCGTACCACGCCAACGGCATGACGATCTTCGCGTACGACGCCGAGGGCGCGACCGTCCTGGAGAAGACGTACTACTCGGTGGGCGGCGGCTTCGTCGTGGACGAGGACGCCGTCGGCGAGGACCGGATCAAGCTCGACGACACCGTGCTGAAGTACCCCTTCCGCACCGGCGACGAGCTGCTGCGGCTCACGAAGGAGACCGGCCTGTCGATCTCCGCGCTGATGCTGGAGAACGAGACGGCCTGGCGCTCCGAGGAGGAGATCCGCGAGGGACTGCTGGAGATCTGGCGTGTGATGCAGGCATGCGTGGCCCGCGGCATGTCCCGCGAGGGCATCCTGCCGGGCGGCCTCAAGGTCCGCCGCCGCGCCGCCACCACCGCCCGCAAACTTCGCTCCGAGGGCGACCCGCAGGCGCTGGCGATGGAGTGGATCACTCTGTACGCGATGGCCGTGAACGAGGAGAACGCCGCGGGCGGCCGGGTCGTCACCGCCCCGACCAACGGCGCCGCAGGCATCATCCCGGCGGTCCTGCACTACTACATGAACTTCGTGCCCGGCGCGGACGAGGACGGTGTGGTCCGCTTCCTGCTCGCCGCCGGCGCGATCGGCATGCTCTTCAAGGAGAACGCCTCCATCTCCGGCGCCGAGGTCGGCTGCCAGGGCGAGGTCGGCTCCGCCTGCTCGATGGCAGCAGGCGCGCTGGCCGAGGTGCTCGGCGGCAGCCCCGAGCAGGTCGAGAACGCCGCCGAGATCGGCATGGAGCACAACCTGGGTCTGACCTGCGACCCGGTCGGCGGCCTCGTCCAGATCCCGTGCATCGAGCGCAACGGCATGGCGGCGGTCAAGGCCGTGACCGCGGCCCGCATGGCGATGCGCGGCGACGGCAGCCACAAGGTGTCGCTCGACAAGGTCATCAAGACCATGAAGGAGACCGGGGCGGACATGTCGGTGAAGTACAAGGAGACCGCGCGCGGCGGTCTCGCCGTGAACATCATCGAGTGCTGA
- a CDS encoding EF-hand domain-containing protein — MADIEEARKAFERYDLNGDGLITAAEYKSVMAQLGDFNVTETVAEAVIRTKDANGDGQLTFDEFWTSLNQA, encoded by the coding sequence GTGGCGGACATCGAAGAGGCGCGCAAGGCGTTCGAGCGCTACGACCTGAACGGCGACGGCCTGATCACGGCGGCCGAGTACAAGAGCGTGATGGCGCAGCTGGGCGACTTCAACGTCACCGAGACCGTCGCCGAAGCGGTGATCAGGACCAAGGACGCCAACGGCGACGGTCAGCTGACGTTCGACGAGTTCTGGACCTCGCTCAACCAGGCCTGA
- a CDS encoding GNAT family N-acetyltransferase — translation MSEELGRILTAAARGEFPPGDGAVTVVRQPGARDAGVVAFTAHSVVFTDEDPQWIRDRLAATDSDRLAAAMNPGFLCALMARTGRSMNTIDLVTVAGALPGRPGIELREIEDPEHPRVARALKYRDDVRVWAADGGVLILGRGLAGRWEVALEVDEEARGRGLGLALARAARQLVPDSVVWSQQSPGNARSVRLFQTAGFRPVASEAILTAA, via the coding sequence ATGAGCGAGGAACTGGGACGGATTCTGACCGCCGCGGCCCGGGGGGAGTTCCCGCCGGGCGACGGCGCGGTCACCGTGGTCCGCCAGCCGGGGGCCCGTGACGCCGGGGTGGTGGCGTTCACCGCCCACTCGGTGGTCTTCACCGACGAGGATCCGCAGTGGATACGGGACCGGCTGGCCGCCACCGACTCCGACCGGCTGGCCGCCGCGATGAATCCGGGCTTCCTGTGTGCCCTGATGGCCCGTACCGGACGCTCGATGAACACGATCGACCTGGTGACGGTCGCCGGTGCGCTGCCCGGCAGGCCCGGCATCGAGCTGCGTGAGATCGAGGACCCGGAGCACCCTCGGGTCGCCCGGGCCCTGAAGTACCGCGACGACGTGCGGGTCTGGGCCGCCGACGGCGGGGTACTGATTCTCGGCCGGGGGCTCGCGGGGCGCTGGGAGGTCGCGCTCGAGGTCGACGAGGAGGCACGTGGCCGGGGCCTCGGCCTTGCGCTGGCCCGCGCGGCCCGTCAGCTGGTGCCGGACTCGGTGGTGTGGTCGCAGCAGTCACCGGGCAACGCGCGCAGCGTACGGCTCTTCCAGACGGCGGGGTTCCGGCCCGTGGCATCGGAGGCGATCCTCACGGCCGCCTGA
- a CDS encoding YncE family protein — MTPTTTSLTARTAALLGGVLLSLLAGCGSGGAGDDTTEARGTRTAAAPAKTEQAAVAALEGMPPVLDPRDIYAANRPGMLSPTVRGYPSRVYVPNTNSNTVTVIDPETYRVITTIPVGVQPQHVVPSWDLKTLWVNNNRGHTLTPIDPATGVAGKPVEVHDPYNLYFTPNGKYAIVMASLDRELVFLDPHTMERKEATPVPCYGVNHADFSPDGRYFVVSCEFSAQLLKVDTEKMEVIGRQKLPLEGAMPQDVKLSPDGRTFYIADMMAHGVWVLDGERFTEPALMPTGKGAHGLYVNRDSSEMFISNRGEGSISVFDFEQNRLTKKWWLPDGGSPDMGGVSSDGKVLWLSGRYHSEVYAIDTRTGEQLARIPVGSGPHGLAVYPQPGRYSLGHTGVFR; from the coding sequence GTGACCCCGACGACGACATCTCTCACCGCACGGACCGCGGCGCTGCTCGGCGGCGTCCTGCTTTCCCTTCTCGCGGGCTGCGGCTCCGGCGGCGCGGGCGATGACACCACCGAGGCGCGCGGCACCCGTACCGCCGCGGCGCCGGCGAAGACGGAGCAGGCGGCCGTCGCCGCACTGGAGGGCATGCCGCCCGTCCTCGACCCCCGGGACATCTACGCGGCGAACCGGCCGGGCATGCTCTCGCCGACGGTCAGGGGCTACCCGTCGCGGGTGTACGTCCCCAACACCAACTCCAACACCGTGACGGTCATCGACCCCGAGACGTACCGGGTGATCACGACCATCCCGGTCGGGGTCCAGCCGCAGCACGTGGTTCCGTCCTGGGACCTGAAGACGCTGTGGGTCAACAACAACCGCGGACACACGCTCACTCCGATCGACCCGGCGACCGGAGTGGCGGGCAAGCCCGTCGAGGTGCACGACCCGTACAACCTGTACTTCACACCCAACGGCAAGTACGCGATCGTCATGGCGTCGCTGGACCGTGAGCTCGTCTTCCTCGATCCGCACACCATGGAGCGGAAGGAGGCGACCCCGGTCCCGTGCTACGGCGTCAACCACGCGGACTTCTCGCCCGACGGCAGGTACTTCGTCGTCTCCTGCGAGTTCTCCGCCCAGCTGCTCAAGGTCGACACCGAGAAGATGGAGGTCATCGGCCGGCAGAAGCTGCCCCTCGAAGGCGCGATGCCGCAGGACGTGAAGCTCTCCCCGGACGGAAGGACCTTCTACATCGCCGACATGATGGCGCACGGCGTGTGGGTGCTCGACGGGGAGAGGTTCACCGAGCCCGCGCTGATGCCCACCGGCAAAGGCGCCCACGGCCTCTACGTCAACCGCGACTCCAGCGAGATGTTCATCTCCAACCGCGGCGAAGGCTCCATCTCCGTCTTCGACTTCGAGCAGAACCGGCTGACCAAGAAATGGTGGCTCCCGGACGGCGGCAGCCCGGACATGGGCGGGGTCTCGTCGGACGGCAAGGTGCTGTGGCTGTCCGGGCGGTACCACTCCGAGGTGTACGCCATCGACACACGGACCGGCGAGCAGCTGGCCCGTATCCCCGTCGGCAGCGGTCCGCACGGCCTTGCCGTCTATCCGCAGCCGGGCCGCTACTCGCTCGGCCACACGGGAGTCTTCCGCTAG
- a CDS encoding ATP-binding protein → MGPESYAMRYLRNASPRGLYSPGTATQKPRSGHDGGMAGLEGVGQPRQRAHAAAAWRAPAVDDEQALKALELFGNPTEAEVRLPSLPESAATARRLTQCVVQRQWVLPAQICEHAVLLVSELVGNAVRHTGARVFGLRIQRRRGWVRVEVRDPSRGLPCLMPVQEMDTSGRGLFLVDKLSDRWGVDLLPRGKTTWFEMRIGDH, encoded by the coding sequence ATGGGGCCAGAGTCATATGCCATGCGGTACCTCCGGAACGCCTCGCCCCGGGGGCTCTATTCCCCGGGAACGGCCACGCAGAAGCCGCGGTCCGGCCATGATGGAGGCATGGCGGGCCTCGAGGGTGTGGGACAACCGCGGCAGCGCGCGCATGCGGCCGCCGCATGGCGGGCACCGGCAGTCGATGACGAACAGGCGCTCAAGGCACTGGAGTTGTTCGGCAATCCGACGGAAGCGGAAGTACGGCTGCCGTCCCTGCCCGAATCCGCCGCCACCGCACGCCGGCTGACGCAGTGTGTGGTGCAGCGCCAGTGGGTGCTGCCCGCCCAGATCTGCGAGCATGCCGTCCTGCTCGTCTCCGAGCTCGTCGGCAACGCGGTGCGCCATACGGGTGCGCGGGTGTTCGGGCTGCGCATACAGCGCCGCCGCGGCTGGGTGCGGGTCGAGGTGCGCGATCCCTCGCGCGGCCTGCCCTGTCTGATGCCGGTCCAGGAGATGGACACCAGTGGCCGCGGCCTGTTTCTCGTCGACAAGCTCTCCGACCGGTGGGGGGTGGATCTCCTGCCGCGAGGCAAGACCACATGGTTCGAGATGCGCATCGGCGATCACTGA
- a CDS encoding enoyl-CoA hydratase/isomerase family protein, which yields MTVSLEVSDGVGTIRLDRPPMNALDIATQDRLRELAEEATRRDDVRAVILYGGEKVFAAGADIKEMQAMDHTAMVVRSRGLQDSFTAVARIPKPVVAAVTGYALGGGCELALCADYRIAADNAKLGQPEILLGLIPGAGGTQRLSRLIGPSRAKDLIFTGRMVKADEALTLGLVDRVVPAAEVYEQAHVWAAALAKGPALALRAAKECVDAGLETDIETGLAVERNWFAGLFATEDRERGMRSFVEEGPGKAKFL from the coding sequence ATGACTGTTTCCCTCGAAGTCTCCGACGGCGTCGGCACCATCCGCCTGGACCGCCCGCCGATGAACGCCCTGGACATCGCCACGCAGGACCGGCTGCGCGAGCTCGCCGAGGAGGCGACCCGGCGCGACGACGTGCGGGCCGTGATTCTGTACGGCGGCGAGAAGGTGTTCGCGGCGGGCGCGGACATCAAGGAGATGCAGGCGATGGACCACACGGCGATGGTCGTGCGTTCCCGTGGTCTGCAGGATTCCTTCACCGCCGTCGCCCGCATCCCCAAGCCCGTCGTCGCCGCCGTCACCGGCTATGCGCTCGGCGGCGGCTGCGAGCTCGCGCTGTGCGCCGACTACCGGATCGCAGCGGACAACGCCAAGCTCGGCCAGCCGGAGATCCTGCTCGGCCTGATCCCCGGCGCCGGCGGCACCCAGCGCCTGTCCCGGCTGATCGGTCCCTCCCGCGCCAAGGACCTGATCTTCACCGGCCGCATGGTGAAGGCGGACGAGGCGCTCACGCTCGGGCTGGTCGACCGCGTCGTACCGGCCGCCGAGGTGTACGAGCAGGCCCACGTCTGGGCCGCCGCCCTCGCCAAGGGGCCGGCGCTGGCACTGCGGGCCGCCAAGGAGTGCGTGGACGCGGGTCTGGAGACGGACATCGAGACGGGACTGGCCGTCGAACGGAACTGGTTCGCGGGGCTGTTCGCGACCGAGGACCGCGAGCGCGGTATGCGCAGCTTCGTCGAGGAGGGGCCGGGTAAGGCCAAGTTCCTCTGA
- a CDS encoding L,D-transpeptidase: MNGQPISGASARAGRGRGGAALSALVLGAMLVLTACGGGGGGSDKGSGDGGKKGGEVANSASQAVVTIAPKDGADAVATSGVLKVTATKGKLTTVTVQDDKGTKIEGKIAGDGGSWEPLQHLAGSTKYKVHAVAKDEEGRESAKDTTFTTLVPQNTFIGHYTPEDGSTVGVGMPVSINFTRGITNPEAVENAIKVTAEPSVPVEGHWFGNDRLDFRPEKYWAAGTKVTVKLNLDGVEGRPGVYGKQAKSISFTIGRSQVSTVDASAHTMKVVRDGKEIKNIPITAGAPSTTTYNGQMVISEKYKVTRMNGATVGFGGEYDIKDVPNAMRLSTSGTFMHGNYWASSGTFGSANVSHGCVGLRDVRGGGDSGTPAAWMFNNSIIGDVVIVKNSKDKQIAPENGLNGWNMPWSEWTK, translated from the coding sequence GTGAACGGGCAGCCGATATCGGGGGCATCGGCCAGGGCCGGGCGCGGACGCGGGGGCGCCGCGCTGTCCGCACTGGTGCTGGGGGCGATGCTGGTACTCACGGCCTGCGGGGGCGGGGGCGGCGGCTCGGACAAGGGCAGCGGCGACGGGGGCAAGAAGGGCGGAGAGGTCGCGAATTCGGCGTCCCAGGCCGTGGTGACCATCGCGCCCAAGGACGGCGCCGATGCCGTCGCGACCAGCGGTGTGCTCAAGGTGACGGCCACCAAGGGCAAGCTGACGACGGTCACCGTGCAGGACGACAAGGGCACGAAGATCGAGGGCAAGATCGCCGGCGACGGGGGGAGCTGGGAGCCGCTCCAGCACCTGGCCGGCTCCACCAAGTACAAGGTGCACGCCGTCGCCAAGGACGAGGAAGGCCGTGAGTCGGCCAAGGACACCACGTTCACCACGCTCGTGCCGCAGAACACCTTCATCGGGCACTACACGCCCGAGGACGGCTCGACGGTCGGCGTCGGCATGCCCGTCTCGATCAACTTCACCCGGGGGATCACCAACCCCGAGGCCGTCGAGAACGCCATCAAGGTCACCGCGGAGCCGTCCGTCCCGGTCGAGGGTCACTGGTTCGGGAACGACCGTCTCGACTTCCGTCCGGAGAAGTACTGGGCCGCGGGCACCAAGGTGACCGTGAAGCTCAACCTGGACGGCGTCGAGGGGCGCCCCGGCGTGTACGGCAAGCAGGCCAAGTCCATCTCGTTCACCATCGGCCGCAGTCAGGTCTCCACCGTGGACGCGAGCGCACACACCATGAAGGTCGTGCGGGACGGCAAGGAGATCAAGAACATCCCGATCACCGCGGGCGCGCCGTCGACCACCACGTACAACGGCCAGATGGTCATCAGCGAGAAGTACAAGGTGACCCGGATGAACGGCGCCACCGTCGGCTTCGGCGGTGAGTACGACATCAAGGACGTGCCGAACGCGATGCGGCTGTCCACCTCGGGCACCTTCATGCACGGCAACTACTGGGCCTCGTCGGGGACCTTCGGTTCGGCCAACGTCAGCCACGGCTGCGTGGGCCTGCGGGACGTCCGCGGCGGCGGCGACAGCGGCACCCCGGCCGCCTGGATGTTCAACAACTCGATCATCGGCGACGTGGTGATCGTGAAGAACTCCAAGGACAAGCAGATCGCTCCGGAGAACGGCCTGAACGGCTGGAACATGCCCTGGTCGGAGTGGACCAAGTAG